The following coding sequences lie in one Fusarium poae strain DAOMC 252244 chromosome 1, whole genome shotgun sequence genomic window:
- a CDS encoding hypothetical protein (TransMembrane:12 (i53-77o89-109i121-140o146-170i182-203o209-229i279-304o324-346i367-388o394-421i428-450o462-482i)), producing MAESDTRRSSQELSDQPTEIVNQHVSAKSVQVVGWDGDKDPMCPRSMSRMRKWLIVSIACVGSLCVTCASSIYTATYAQMNKEFNCSQIVATLGLSTFVLGIALGPVLTSPLSEYYGRRPIYLVSWTMFIIWTIPSAVAQNIQTMIIARFFTGFAGSSFLSVAGGTAGDVFERHEIQKPMSLVSLAPFIGPALGPLVGGFINYNVNWRWTYYVMLIWAVVLMVAIVFFAPETFHPILLREKARKLRKDTGNDTYRAPMEDDQKPILETLKLSVLRPFQLLFLEPMCLCLDLYSAILLGILYLFFGAFPLVFRTNHGMNLWQVGMTFLGIFVGLIVATATTPIWAKLRIRWLEEQEKTTGKAISEPEYRLPPTILGAVLIPIGLFWFAWTTYASVHWIVPIIGSGVFGCGMLLVFTGIFTFLVDAYPQYAASAMAANSFARCSFAAAFPLFGIQMYEKLGYQWASSLLAFLTVAMAPFPWLFFKYGKQLRAKSRFASNT from the exons ATGGCAGAGAGTGATACTCGTCGCTCTTCTCAGGAGCTCAGCGATCAACCTACAGAAATTGTTAATCAGCATGTATCAGCTAAATCGGTGCAGGTCGTCGGTTGGGACGGTGACAAGGATCCCATGTGTCCGAGGAGTATGTCGAGAATGCGAAAATGGTTAATTGTTTCAATTGCCTGTGTCGGTAGTCTTTGCGT GACATGCGCCAGTTCAATTTACACAGCTACATATGCTCAAATGAACAAAGAGTTCAACTGCTCTCAAATCGTCGCCACTCTCGGTCTCTCAACTTTTGTCCTGGGAATTGCGCTTGGTCCTGTTCTGACTAGTCCTCTGAGCGAGTACTACGGCCGAAGACCCATTTACCTGGTATCATGGACAATGTTTATCATTTGGACGATTCCTTCAGCTGTCGCGCAAAACATCCAGACCATGATCATTGCGCGCTTCTTCACAGGTTTCGCTGGCAGCAGTTTCCTCAGTGTTGCAGGCGGAACAGCAGGAGATGTCTTTGAGAGGCATGAGATTCAGAAGCCTATGAGTTTGGTATCTCTCGCGCCCTTTATCGGGCCGGCTCTTGGACCGTTGGTTGGAGGTTTTATCAACTATAACGTTAACTGGCGCTGGACGTACTACGTTATGCTTATCTGGGCTGTTGTTCTCATGGTTGCCATTGTCTTCTTTGCGCCAGAGACGTTTCATCCTATTCTACTACGCGAAAAGGCAAGAAAGCTTCGCAAAGACACCGGCAACGATACATACCGCGCTCCAATGGAAGACGACCAAAAGCCCATCCTCGAAACACTTAAACTCTCCGTTCTCCGACCATTTCAGCTCCTCTTTCTTGAGCCCATGTGTCTATGTCTCGATCTCTACTCAGCCATTCTCCTTGGTATTTTGTATCTGTTCTTTGGCGCTTTCCCTCTTGTCTTCCGCACGAATCACGGTATGAACCTCTGGCAGGTCGGCATGACTTTCCTGGGTATCTTTGTTGGACTTATCGTCGCAACGGCTACCACGCCAATTTGGGCTAAACTTCGAATAAGATGGTTAGAAGAGCAGGAGAAGACGACAGGCAAGGCTATCAGTGAGCCAGAGTACAGATTGCCTCCGACTATTCTCGGTGCGGTGCTTATTCCTATCGGCTTGTTTTGGTTTGCTTGGACTACATACGCCAGCGTGCATTGGATTGTGCCAATCATTGGTTCTGGAGTATTTGGATGCGG CATGCTCCTCGTTTTCACAGGTATATTCACCTTCTTGGTTGATGCCTACCCTCAATACGCCGCCTCAGCAATGGCAGCCAACAGTTTCGCCCGCTGCTCCTTTGCAG CGGCATTCCCTCTTTTCGGTATTCAGATGTACGAAAAGCTTGGTTATCAGTGGGCATCCAGTCTCCTTGCTTTTTTGACAGTTGCCATGGCACCGTTCCCTTGGCTTTTCTTCAAGTATGGGAAACAGCTGAGAGCCAAGAGCAGATTTGCTTCGAATACATAG